In one window of Erythrolamprus reginae isolate rEryReg1 chromosome 1, rEryReg1.hap1, whole genome shotgun sequence DNA:
- the CCNT2 gene encoding cyclin-T2 isoform X3 — MLQTLGFEITIEHPHTDVVKCTQLVRASKDLAQTSYFMATNSLHLTTFCLQYKPTVIACVCIHLACKWSNWEIPVSTDGKHWWEYVDASVTLELLDELTHEFLQILEKTPSRLKRIRNWRANQAARKPKGDGQASENSLLGSSLVQNSILVDAVAGVSANANFQKPSTSTFPAPVPLNSGNISVQDSQDNMAILAAGMPSTSYNMSTHQEWPQHQEQTRTEQLYSQKQETSLPGAQFNINYPPSSSLQLHSGLHHRADKLSEYSMGHKAGNKHGQIASAPAIMPQKMSLDKYREKRKLETLELDIREHYMGSEPPYKKHTQSQPANSSSVTSPIKMKIPIGGAEKLEKYMPDKKDKSGSLKLRIPIPPTEKNNTKEDLKMKIKVSSSERHSSSDEGSGKSKHSSPHVSKEKHKEHSMNRHHGGSHKHSGSSKHSDGLTPAVLRSPVGLSSDGSVSSSGSSRKRLFSNDASHNHHSKMSKSSKSSGSSSSSSSVKQYVSSLNSVFNLPLPPPPHVTYQVGYGHLSTLVKLDKNPVENGPDASHEYSTNSQHMDYKDTFDMLDSLLSAQGMNM, encoded by the exons TCTGCACCTTACTACATTTTGTCTTCAGTACAAACCAACAGTGATagcatgtgtatgtatacatttgGCTTGCAAGTGGTCTAACTGGGAAATCCCCGTATCAACGGATGGAAAACATTGGTGGGAATATGTAGATGCTTCTGTAACTTTAGAATTACTTGATG AGTTAACACATGAATTTCTTCAGATACTGGAGAAAACTCCTAGTAGACTAAAGAGAATTCGAAATTGGAGG GCTAATCAGGCTGCTAGGAAACCTAAAGGAGATGGCCAGGCATCTGAAAACTCTCTTCTCGGATCCTCTTTGGTTCAGAATTCCATTTTGGTGGATGCTGTTGCTGGTGTATCTGCAAATGCAAATTTCCAAAAACCATCAACGTCCACATTTCCTGCCCCAGTTCCTTTGAACTCAGGAAATATATCTGTTCAAGATAGTCAAGATAATATGGCAATATTAGCTGCAGGAATGCCAAGTACCTCATATAATATGTCGACACACCAAGAATGGCCTCAGCACCAAGAACAAACGAGGACAGAGCAATTGTATTCTCAGAAACAGGAGACTTCGTTGCCAGGTGCTCAGTTCAACATCAACTATCCACCAAGCTCTTCGCTGCAGTTACATTCTGGACTGCATCATCGAGCCGACAAACTCTCTGAGTATTCTATGGGCCACAAAGCAGGAAACAAACATGGACAGATTGCCTCTGCACCTGCGATAATGCCTCAGAAAATGTCACTGGATAAATACAGAGAGAAACGTAAGCTAGAAACTCTAGAACTGGATATAAGAGAACACTACATGGGATCTGAGCCTCCctataaaaaacacacacaatccCAACCTGCAAACAGCAGTTCTGTAACTTCCcctattaaaatgaaaattccTATTGGGGGTGCAGAGAAACTTGAAAAATACATGCCAGACAAAAAAGACAAAAGTGGCTCGCTCAAGCTGCGGATACCCATTCCTCCCACGGAAAAAAATAACACTAAAGAAGATCTGAAAATGAAAATCAAAGTCTCTTCCTCGGAGAGGCATAGTTCTTCCGATGAAGGAAGTGGGAAAAGCAAGCACTCGAGTCCCCATGTTAGCAAGGAAAAGCACAAGGAACATTCCATGAACCGTCACCACGGTGGCAGTCACAAGCATAGTGGCAGCAGTAAACATAGTGACGGATTAACCCCAGCTGTTCTGAGGAGTCCTGTTGGTTTGAGCTCCGATGGCAGTGTCTCTAGTTCCGGCTCTTCAAGAAAGAGGCTCTTCAGCAATGATGCTTCTCACAACCATCATTCCAAAATGAGCaaaagttccaaaagttcagGTAGTTCATCTAGTTCTTCCTCTGTTAAGCAGTATGTATCCTCTCTCAACTCTGTTTTTAACCTTCCCTTACCCCCTCCTCCCCATGTCACATACCAGGTGGGCTACGGACATCTCAGCACCCTCGTGAAACTGGACAAGAACCCAGTGGAGAACGGTCCTGATGCCAGTCACGAGTACAGTACAAACAGCCAGCATATGGACTACAAAGACACATTCGACATGCTGGATTCACTGTTAAGTGCCCAAGGAATGAATATGTAA